GTAGCGTTGCGCGTACATGCCGATCCAGTTGGCAGGCGACGCCGCGCCGAACGGCAGCCGGAACTCGGCATGACCCGAGGCCCGGGTAGCTTTCTGTGTCAACGCCGCCGCGCGTCCCGACGCCTGCGCAGTGGCCTCCCACACTGATCGGAAGCAGAGCACGTGTTTCGCCCGTCCGGACGCGATTGCTGCCGCAGCGTCGAGGAGCGTGCCGATCTGCCCGGAGGTCTCCACACCACTGACGTGCCACGTCGTCTTGAGGCCGAAGGCATCGCGAACGTCGTGGGTCGTCGCGCCGACGAACCCGCCCTCGGCCGCCACCGGACCCGGATAGCTGGCGACACCATCGATGTCGTCGAAAGACAAGCCGGCATGGGCAACGGCCCGTTCAGTCGCCTCGAGTGCGAGGTCGATACCCGAGCGGCCGATGCGCCTGCCGATCTGAGACTGACCGATCCCGGTGATGACTGCCTTGTCGTCGACGAATGTCATGCCGCCACCGGCCTGAAAAATGGCAGGGCCACGTCGTCATGTTCTTCGAACACGACCTCGACCGCCATACCGATCTCGACTGCGTCGACATCGATGCCGACGATGCAAGTGGTCAGGCGGACATCTGGTTGGTCGTCGAGTTCGACCACGGCGATCACGTACGGGGGCGGGAACGCCGGGAACCACGGGTGGTGATTGACGGTGAACGACGAGATCCGGGCGCGTCCAGATGCCGCCTCGGGACCGACGTTGCGGCTTCGACAGCGCCAGCACGCACCCACCGGTGGATGAATCCAGCCCCGGCACTCCTGGCATCGGTAGATGCGGAGCTCTCCTTCGAAACCGCCGGTCCAGA
The sequence above is drawn from the Gordonia rubripertincta genome and encodes:
- a CDS encoding Zn-ribbon domain-containing OB-fold protein, with amino-acid sequence MSIDTGRMLPEVTPESQAFWTGGFEGELRIYRCQECRGWIHPPVGACWRCRSRNVGPEAASGRARISSFTVNHHPWFPAFPPPYVIAVVELDDQPDVRLTTCIVGIDVDAVEIGMAVEVVFEEHDDVALPFFRPVAA